A window of Hymenobacter siberiensis genomic DNA:
GTTGCACCACGGCCGCCCACTGGGGCAGCAAATCGGGGGGCATGGCGACTTTGGGCAGGCCGTCAATCACGCCGTCTGCTTCATCGAGCAGGTGCGCAAATTCGTGGATGCCCACGTTCTGGCGGTCCACCGCGTCGCGGAAGCCCTGTTCGAGAGACGCTTTGGAAAGGCGCATGTAGTGCTGGTTCTGGAAGCCCTGCACCGAGCCGAGCAGCGTGCCCTGCAAGGTTTTGATTTCCCTGGTAGGGTCGTTTTGCAGCTGCCAGGCATCGGGCACGATGAGAACTTCGCTCAGATTGCGGTACTCCCAATCGGGAAACCCAAACACGGGGATGAGGGCCGAGGCGGCCACCAGCAGGCGCGTGTTGTCGTCCACTTCCGTCTGTACGCCGGTGATGCGGGTGCGGGCCAGGAAAACTTGCGTCTGCTTTTCAAACCGGGCTTTTTCGGCATCCGTCAGGGCCACGTAGAAGGCCACCTGCTCGAATAGAATCTGCCGCCAGGCGGCCGGAAATTCATGGGCCAGCGCGGCCGTGCGGAGGCGCGAGTCGGCGGTGGCGTATTGGTAAAACGCGTACAGAATGGCCACCAATACGGCCAGGGAAATGAGGTAGGGCATGGGCTGTTAGTACGGCCCGGCGCCGGCTGGGTTGACTTAGCGGGCGGCTGATGGGCGCACAGCGTCCGGGTTGCGGCCCAGCTGGTAGGTGGCCATCAGCCGGGCGCTCCATGCCGAGCCTAGGAATAGGCTCTCTACGGCATTGTTTTTATCGCGAAAATCGTAGCCCCGCTGAGCATCTATGGTCAACGTCAGGCGATTGGCCCGCCATCCCAGGGTCAGTGCGGGAAGAAGAGTTTGGGCTGTAAATCCCACTTGGGTGTTAAAAGCAGGCGCGGCAGGTGCTGTTTCGGTGGGATTGTCGCTGCTGCCAGTGGTGATGGTGGAAAACGCCGGATTGAAAATACTGTTCAGCTCGTAGCTAACACCAAGCACCAATTGCTGATTGTGCTTAAGCGAACTATACTTACGTAGGCCAATGCGCGCTGAACCCAGCCAGGCCGAATAGTCAGCATACGCAAATTCGTAAGCCTTAACGCCTCCCACCGTGATTCCGGAGCGGTAGCTATACAGTCCTTGGCGGCTGCGAAAGGTGCTCAGACTGAGCTCCCCGTAGATTGAAGTTGTGCGGCCGGGAAGAAACATCTCGGCAAACAGTCCGGCCGTGGGACGGGGGCGCTGGTCGAGTACTTCATAGCCGTCCATGTCTCGGGGCGAGGCCACCTGGTTGTAGCGCATCCCCAGCAGAATACCGCCTTGTACTGATACCCGGCGTCGCACTTTAGCCTGGGCCAGCCAGATACGTCCCGGCTGCCGGCTGGGAGCACAGCCGGTATTATAGGCCTGCACCACCACCGCTATGCCGGGCGCAGTGAATGGGGCCTCAGCAGCGGCTGCTTGGGCCGCCGGGCAATCGCCGAAATACACTCCCAGCGTATTTCGATAGTTGTTACCATCGGTGATGGCTTGGGTGCCGGCTGCCGTTTCACGTAGGTATTTCTGCTCACTCAGGTCCAGAAAAGGCTGGCCGTGCCGATGAACGAGGTAATGGGTGATGCCATTCACCTCGACCCGCAGCATCTCGGCCGCGCCTTCGAGCAGCACGTCGGCCAGCAGGGAGTCTGTGTGCACATCGATAGTGTAGCCACGTGGCAGCCGGTCCAGTTGAACTTCGGCCGCGTAGTTAATGGGCAGGGCTTCGTAGCGGAAATAGCGCCCGTTGGTAAAGAGCACGGTACGCAGCTGCCGGGGCTTCAACACCTGTACCAAACTGCCGGGCGTGGTCTGAAAACGAATAAAAGTGGGGGGCTCTTTCCAAAAACTGTTTTCGATTTCACCGCGTAGCGTATCGCCGTTGGCGCGCACCAGCATGCCCGACTCAAAGGCCTGGGCCTGGGTTTGGAAAGTATAGGATAGCGCGAAGGCCAGCAGGAGTAAAAGTCGTTGCAGCATAAAGGGTAGTTGATGCGGCTGCTAAAGTAGTGGCAAATGCGTCGCCAGCTTCTCCCGCAGCAGGGCAATCAACGTACTGTCGCCAAACGGGTACTTATCTGGAATGCACAGGGTAACCACTGTTTTCCCGTGCAACACCTCTGCAAACTTTTCCCGTAGCCGGTCGGCGTGGCGGCGCTCTATCACGAAGATGATTCCGGCCCAGCCCAGGTAGCCGGCCGTGACGCGCACCCCTGCCCCGGCTTGGTGCCGGCCGAGCGGGCCTCGTAGTGCGGGTGGTCGTCAAAAAGCCGCTCAGCGGTGAGGCTGCGCCACTTGTTCTGGCTGCAGATGAAGCGCATGAGTATGGCTACTGGCTAGTGATGAATAAAAAGAACGTCATGCTGAGCGCAGCCGAAGCATCTCGCGTGTGGTAGTTACTCAATCGTTCAACGAAAGAATTACCATTGCACGCGAGATGCTTCGGCTGCGCTCAGCATGACGTTTAGGGTGACGTTTCAGCCTACCGAATCAGCGCCACTTTCACTTTCTTCCCCTTCACCTTGGCACCCTGCATTCTCGCCAGCACTTCCTCGGCCAGCGCCTCGGGCACGGCCACGAAGCTGTGGTGGTCGAAAACTTCGATGCGGCCCACGGCGTCGCGCTCCAGGCCGCCCACGCTCACGAAGGCCCCGGCGAGGTCGCCCCGGCTGATTTTTTCACTCTTGCCGGCCGATACGTGCAGCGTAACGGTGCTGGGGCGCGGGGCTTTGGGAGCGGCGGCGGGCAGCACTGGCGGACGCAGGCCGGCCCACTGCACGGTGCTGGCGGCGGGCCAGTTTTTGATTTTTTCCTGCTCGAAGGGCGTCACGATGAGGTGGGCGGTGCCCACGGCCCCGGCGCGGGCCGTGCGGCCGGCGCGGTGCTGGAAGGTATCAGTTTCGTGGGGCGGGTCGAACTGCACCACGGTGTCGAGCTCGTTCACGTCGAGGCCGCGTGCGGCTACATCGGTGGCTACCAGAACGGTAGCCGAGCCGTTGCGCAGCTTCATCATGGACTTGTCGCGCTCGGGCTGAAGCATTTTGCCGTGCAGGGCTTCGGCGGCCAGGCCCCGGCCGCGCAGGAAGCGGGTTAGCTCCTCTACCCGGTCGCGGGTGTTGGCAAACACCAGCGACCGGCCGGCGGTGGGCTGGGTGATAAGGTGAAAGAGGGCGGCGGGCTTCTGGTCGGCGGCGCTCACTACGTGGCCGCGCAGCACCAGGCTTTCGGGCAGGGTAGTGGCGTTGGAGCCGCCCACGTTCATCACCCGGGGACGGGTAAGGTATTCGCGCACCAGCGTCAGCACCTTATCGGGCATGGTGGCCGAGAACAGCAGCGTTTGGCGGCGCTGCGGCAGGCGGCTGATAATGGTGGCCATTTCTTCCTGAAAACCCAGCTCCAGCAGCTTGTCGGCCTCGTCCAGCACCAGCACTTTCAGGCGATTGGGCACAATGGTGCGGCGCTCCAGGTGGTCGAGCATGCGGCCGGGCGTGGCCACTACTACGTGGGGCATCTGCTGCAGACCTTTCACTTCTTCGCGCATGGCGTGGCCGCCGTAGTAGCCGGCCACGCGCAGGTTGGGCATGTGCTTGCCGAGGCTGCGCAAGGCGTCGCGCACCTGCATCACCAGCTCGCGGGCGGGCACTAGCACCAGGGCCTGCATGGTGGCCGAGGTCACATCGACCTGCTGCAGCATGGCCAGGCCGTAGGCAGCGGTTTTACCCGAGCCGGTGGGCGCCTGGCCGGCCACGTCCTGCCCTTCGAGTGCGGGGGCCAGCACCAGCTGCTGCACGGGGGTGGGCTGGGTGAAATTCAGCTCGGCCACGCCAGCCAGCAGGGCGGGGGAGAGGCCGAAATCGGCGAATTGGAGGTTGGGCTTGGTGGTGGGCTGGGCCGGCGAAGCGCCGGCAGCGGCGGAGGTATCAGGAGTTTGCACGGGACAAAGGTACGGCTTGGGTTTTCGGGCCGTCGAAGGGACGATAAAAGAAAAGAACGTCATGCCGAGCGCAGCCGAGGTATCTCGCATGTAATAGTAGTTCTGTCGTTCAACGATGGGATTACTATGGCACGCGAGATGCCTCGGCTGCGCTCGGTATGACGTTCTCCTCTGCACACGCTACTCCTCCACATTCACCAGCCGGTACCGCACGGCCGACTTCTTGGGCCGGATATCGAGCCCGATGCGGTGAGCGTATGCCTTCGTAAATGCTGCCCCGAAATAGAATATCATGGCGCAGTAAAACACGAATAGCAGCACCAGCACCAGGCTGGAGGCGGGGCCGTACACCGGCCCCAAATCGCGGGCTACTAGCAGCTGGCCCAGCACCACTTCGCCCAGGCTGATGAGCAGGGCCGTGAGCGCCGCGCCGCGCGTGACGACCCGCCACGGCACTTTGGCCAGGCTCAGGGTGCGGAAGGTGACGCCGAACCACGCCGCCAGAATAAGCCAGGCAATCACGGAGTTCAGCCCGCGCACAATGAAATAAGTGAAGGTGGTATCGAAGTCGCGGATGCTTTCGGCGAATAGGCTCAGGGCAGCATCGGTGCCGAATGCCAGCAGCGTGAGCGCCGCCGTGGCCAGCAGCACGCCGCCCGAGCGCATCCGCTCGCGCACGGCCTGCAGTACCTTGCCCGTACCCCGCTTGGGCCGGATTTGCCAGAGCTGATTGAGCGAATGCTGGATGACGGTGAACAGCGTGGTGGCCACAAACAGCAGAAACGCAAAGCCCAGCCACGTTACCAGCCGGCTGCGCATGGGGTCGGCCACGTTCATCACAATCTGCGATACCAGCCCGGCTGCCGGTGCCCCCACCAGGTTGCTCACCTTGCCCAGCAGCATCACCCGCACGATGGACGAGGGGTAGAGCGAGCTCAGCAGCTGCACCAGAATGATGAGGATGGGCGGCAGGGCAAACGAGGTGAAAAATGCCGTGGCCGCGCCCAGCCGCAGCGGGTCGTTCTGACCCAGCTCGCGGGCGGCGCGGTGCAGCAGAATGGGCAGCTCGCGCCACCACGGACCCGGCAACTCGACCGGGGAATCTAACTTTGTCATAAATACCCGTGGGGCAACATTGCGGGCCACCGCCGTATGAGGAAAGCCCCCAGCGAAGGTACGGGCTGCCGTGCGGCCCGGCTTTCGGCCCCGTTATATTTCTGTATGTCGCCTTCCGAAACCCAATTGCCGCCAGTAGTCCCGCCGCGCTCCTGGCTGCGCCGCCGCGTGCTCGACCCCTTGCTGGACCTGCTCAAGGCCGGCCTCTCGCCCCAGCAGCTGGCCCTCACCGTGGGGCTGGGCGTGGCCGTTGGGCTGGTGCCCGCCTTCGGCATCACCACCGTGCTGAGCGCCGCCGTGGCCCTGCGTCTGCGCCTCAACGTGGCCGCCATGCAGCTGGCTACTCACCTGATGACGTTTTTTCAGCTGGCGCTGCTTATTCCATTTTTGCGCGCTGGGGCCGTTATCATGGGCCAGGGCGATAAAGTGGCGAACCTCACGGTAGCCAGCCTGCGCCAGCTCATCGCCCTCGAAGGCTGGGCCGCGGTGGGCAAGCTCCTGTGGCGGGCCGAGCTGGGCGCGCTGCTGCTGTGGGTCATGGCGATGGTGCCGCTGGTGGCCGTGCTGTATTTCACGCTACGGGTGGTATTTCGGCGGGTATTGGTGCGGCAGGCGGCCACGCTGGATAGCGAAGCGGAAGTAAAAGCCTAAATAACCTGCCCTATGTCTCGTTTTACTGGCCCATCCCTTGTGTTTTACCTGCGGCAGGTGCGGCAGCCGCTGCGCGAGTCGCTCTGGTTTGTGCCCGTCCTGATGGTGCTGGCCTGATTCGGGCTGGCCTATAGCGTAGTGCAGTTTGACCAGGCCAGCAGCGTGCAGGGCCTGCGGCGGCTGCCGCTACTGTTTGGCATTGATGCGGGCGGGGCCAGCGGGATGCTGTCGGCCATTGCGGGCTCTATGCTGACGGTGGCCGCACTCACGTTTTCACTGCTGCTGGCGGCGCTGGCGCAGGTCAGCAACCAATATTCGCCCCGGGCGCTGCGCAACTTCATGCGCGACCGGGTGAACCAGGTGGTGCTGGGCTATTTCGTGAGCGTGTTCACCTACTGCCTGGTAGTGTTGGGCACTATTCGCTCGGTGGTGGGCGGCCACCAGGTGGGCTTGTCGCGGTTTGTGCCCAACACGGCCGTGCTGGTGGGGCTGGTACTGGCCCTGGGCGGCGTGGGCGCGCTGGTGTATTTCGTGCACCACGTAGCCGAGGCCCTGCAAACCGGCACCCTGCTGCGTAACATCGCGCTCGAAACCGAAGCGGAGATTGAAGCGCTTTTCCCGGACCGCATTGGCCCGCCCGTGCCCGAGGCCGAGCAGGCGGCGGCCCATGCCTTCGTGGCCCGGCACGGCTGACACGCGGGGCCGTCCGACACGGCTGGCTACCTCCAGCCCATCGATGCCGACGGCCTCCTGCGCTGGGCGCAGCGGCACCGCACCGTGGAGCGCATCAATGTGCCGGTGGGCGGCTTTGTGGGCGAGTGCCAGCCGCTGTTTGGCGTACGGGCCGGCATGGAGCGCGCCGCCGCTCCCGACGCCGACAAAACCCCTGCCGACTGGCCCGACGACCTGATATGCTACGTGGGCATTGGCCGGCACCGCAATCCGGCGCAGGATGTGGCCTTTGGACTCCAGCAACTGGTTGATGTTGCGCTCAAAGCCCTCTCACCGGCCGTGAACGACACCACCACGGCCATCATGGCCGTCGATTACCTGGGCGAGCTGGGCGGCCGGCTCGCCCGCCGCGACTCCCCCATTCCCCTGCGCTCCGACGGCCAGCACCTGCGCGTATTGGTAAAAGTGCCCGATTTCGGCGATTACATCCACCTGGCCTTCGATTTGATTCGTGCTAATGCCCTAAACAACCCGGCCGTGCTGCGCCGAATGCTGTGCGCCCTGGCCCTAATCGGCGGCCAGACTACTTTACCCGAGCGCCGGCGCATCCTGCGCGAGCAGGCCGGCCTGCTCCTGGTCGGCGCCGTGGCCACCCTGCCCCAACCCTACGAGCGCCAACAAGTGGAGGCGACCCACGCGGAGCTGAGTGCCGCCTGGCAATGATGGGGCCGACCGCCAGTGAGCTGCGCAGCAACAAAAACCCGCCGCAGTAGTAACCCTATGCGCCGGTCGGACCGCCCTAGGCGGTCCGACCGGTTGTCGGGAGGACAAAATCGGGGGTACTTCAACCGGTCTGACCGCCTAGGGCGGTCAGACCGGAGCATCCGCCTGTTGCCATACGACTACTTTAAGACGCGAGCAGTGCCACCGCCTGCTCGCGCAGCAACTGGCGCGACAGGTCGTGGTTGAGGCCGTGCTCGGCGTTCAAATCCTGATTGATGAAGGGCAGGCGCACGCGCTGGGGCAGTACCGTGGTGCCGAGATACATCAGCACGTCGGTGAGGTGGGTCATGGCCAGCAGGCCGCCCTGGCCGCCGCTGCTCAGGCCCACCAATACTGCTTTTTTGCCCTGAAGGCCGCTGGGGTAAGTGAGGCCGTCGATAAACGCCTTCAGCACGCCGGGAAACGAGGCATTGTACTCGGGCACGATGATGACCACCTTCGCACTGTCATCGAGCATGGCGGCCAGGCGGTTGAACTCGGGGTGCGTGCCGGCGTTGGCATACAGCGCCGTGGCAATGAAATCGGCTGGCAGCTCGGCCAGGTCCAGAATCTGGCTTTCGGCCCCCAGCTCTGTAAGCAGGTTGCGGTAGTATTTGGCAATGCGGCGTGCGCGCGAATTGGGCCGGTTGGTGCCCGCGAGAATGGTAATCAAAACAAGAGTGGGCTAACTAACAATGGAAACCGTGTTGCTAACCGGTTGGGATGGCTGCTGGTTACGGCCAATTGGATAATAGTATCACATTGCCGGAAATAGCCTTGGCACAGCAAGCTGCTGACGCGAAAAAAAGAGGGGCGCCCAATGCAGGACGGTGCGGCTACCATAGCTGCCTGAGCTGCTACCTGGTTCGGGTAATAGAGTGAGGCTCTGAAATAAAATAGGCTCTTTTCCGGCCCGCCCCTGGCTAACGCACCTTGCCGTTGCCGGTGAGCTTTTTGTTGCGGCCTTTGGGTTTGGCGTAGGGGCTGGCCAGTGGGGTCAGGGTGATGTCGAGCGGCTGGCAGTTGGTCAGGGGTAGTTCCAGGGTGCTGTAGCCCAAGGCGTTAATCTCCATAACGGTATTGCGGGCAATGGCCTGCTTCGACGTGATGATGTAGTGCCCCTCGGCGTTGGTGCTGAACGCATCGGGGCTGAGGCCCTGCCCGGGATGCCGCAGCATGATGGTGGCCCCCGTGAGCGGGTACGCAAACGGGTCGGTTACCCGGCCGGTCAGCACCCGGCATTCCAGCTCATCGGCCTGCGGTGATGGCTTAGCCGCTGCCGGCTGCTGGGCTCGCACGGTGGTAGCAGTCAATAGCAAAGCCAGCTTAATCGCAACGGAAAAGTACCTCATGAGAGCGGTAATTAGCAGTAATGAAACCAGTTCAGTCCAAACACCCGCAGGAAGCGGAGAGTGCCGGACCTGAGTCAGGAAATCAGCTAAAAATAAAAAACGCGAATTCCCTGATATGGCAATATAGTAACCCGTGGCTTACCTGCGTTTCCGGCCTTCGCTATCCGTAGCCGCCAGCACGGCTACGGCCCCCAGGCACAGCGCAAACCACGCCCACGGCAGCCGCAAATCCAGCACCGATAAACCCCCGAATACCAGCGCTGTGCCGAAGCTGGCCAGGGATTGAAAAGCCTGGTTCAGCCCGAATATCTCGCCCCGGTCGGCCTCGGTGGTGTGGCGGGCCAGGCGGCCTTCCAGCAAGCCCTGAATGAGCGAAAGCGTGAAGCAGTCCAGCGTAACCAGCACGTACAGCGCCAGCTTGGAGGTGCCCATCAGGCCGTAGCCGGCCAGCACCGGCGCGCCCAGCGCGGCCAGCCACACAATGACCCGGCGCTGGTTGATGCGGTCGGCAAAATAAGTGTAGAACACGTAGTTCAGTCCCACGCTCAGCGCCCCGAAGTACATGAAGAAATAGGAAATTTGCCGCGCATCTAGGTGCAGCGGCCCCAGGCTGGCAAAGGGCACAAAGTAGAAATAATAGCCCGTGCTGAGCGTGAGGGCCACCTGCGTGAGCACAATGCGCCGCACCCCGGGATTTTGCCCGTTCTTTTCGCACAGCCGCGCCCAGAGCGTGAGCGGGTTGATGGCGAGGCTCAGCTCGGCCCGTAGCTCGGCCCCGCGCACTCCCCCGCGTCCGGCGTGCGTTTCGGGTAGCCACACGCTCAATAGCACGTTGAGGGCGGCCAGCGTCACGGCCAGGCGCACTACGTAGGTAGCCTGCTGGCCGGGCGGCACCGCCAGAAAGGTCAGCATCAGCCCGGCCGCCATGGGCCCCAGCACAAAGCCCAGCGAGATAATTGCGCCCTCGATGCCGAGGTTGCGAAACAGCCGCTCGGGCGGGGAAATATCGGTAATGGCCGAGCGCACCGTGGCGTACATGCCGTTGGTGAGGCCGTCGGAAACCCGGTTTGCGAAATACAGCCCCGCCTGCACCGGCAGTAGCAATATGTTGGCCAGCAGCGTGCCCACCGCCGAAAGAATAAAAATGGGCCGCCGCCCGTAGCCGTCGCCCAGCCGCCCCAGCAGCGG
This region includes:
- a CDS encoding zinc-dependent peptidase: MPYLISLAVLVAILYAFYQYATADSRLRTAALAHEFPAAWRQILFEQVAFYVALTDAEKARFEKQTQVFLARTRITGVQTEVDDNTRLLVAASALIPVFGFPDWEYRNLSEVLIVPDAWQLQNDPTREIKTLQGTLLGSVQGFQNQHYMRLSKASLEQGFRDAVDRQNVGIHEFAHLLDEADGVIDGLPKVAMPPDLLPQWAAVVQREIAAIQAGKSEINPYAATNEAEFFAVVTEYFFEKPEKLQEHHPELYQLLTQAFRQKPKQRFLRFATDPREWIKTLRSSRKFGRNTPCPCGSGRKYKDCHLAVQPV
- a CDS encoding DEAD/DEAH box helicase; translated protein: MQTPDTSAAAGASPAQPTTKPNLQFADFGLSPALLAGVAELNFTQPTPVQQLVLAPALEGQDVAGQAPTGSGKTAAYGLAMLQQVDVTSATMQALVLVPARELVMQVRDALRSLGKHMPNLRVAGYYGGHAMREEVKGLQQMPHVVVATPGRMLDHLERRTIVPNRLKVLVLDEADKLLELGFQEEMATIISRLPQRRQTLLFSATMPDKVLTLVREYLTRPRVMNVGGSNATTLPESLVLRGHVVSAADQKPAALFHLITQPTAGRSLVFANTRDRVEELTRFLRGRGLAAEALHGKMLQPERDKSMMKLRNGSATVLVATDVAARGLDVNELDTVVQFDPPHETDTFQHRAGRTARAGAVGTAHLIVTPFEQEKIKNWPAASTVQWAGLRPPVLPAAAPKAPRPSTVTLHVSAGKSEKISRGDLAGAFVSVGGLERDAVGRIEVFDHHSFVAVPEALAEEVLARMQGAKVKGKKVKVALIR
- a CDS encoding YihY/virulence factor BrkB family protein, which gives rise to MTKLDSPVELPGPWWRELPILLHRAARELGQNDPLRLGAATAFFTSFALPPILIILVQLLSSLYPSSIVRVMLLGKVSNLVGAPAAGLVSQIVMNVADPMRSRLVTWLGFAFLLFVATTLFTVIQHSLNQLWQIRPKRGTGKVLQAVRERMRSGGVLLATAALTLLAFGTDAALSLFAESIRDFDTTFTYFIVRGLNSVIAWLILAAWFGVTFRTLSLAKVPWRVVTRGAALTALLISLGEVVLGQLLVARDLGPVYGPASSLVLVLLFVFYCAMIFYFGAAFTKAYAHRIGLDIRPKKSAVRYRLVNVEE
- a CDS encoding DUF2062 domain-containing protein is translated as MSPSETQLPPVVPPRSWLRRRVLDPLLDLLKAGLSPQQLALTVGLGVAVGLVPAFGITTVLSAAVALRLRLNVAAMQLATHLMTFFQLALLIPFLRAGAVIMGQGDKVANLTVASLRQLIALEGWAAVGKLLWRAELGALLLWVMAMVPLVAVLYFTLRVVFRRVLVRQAATLDSEAEVKA
- a CDS encoding NADPH-dependent FMN reductase, giving the protein MITILAGTNRPNSRARRIAKYYRNLLTELGAESQILDLAELPADFIATALYANAGTHPEFNRLAAMLDDSAKVVIIVPEYNASFPGVLKAFIDGLTYPSGLQGKKAVLVGLSSGGQGGLLAMTHLTDVLMYLGTTVLPQRVRLPFINQDLNAEHGLNHDLSRQLLREQAVALLAS
- a CDS encoding carboxypeptidase-like regulatory domain-containing protein; translated protein: MRYFSVAIKLALLLTATTVRAQQPAAAKPSPQADELECRVLTGRVTDPFAYPLTGATIMLRHPGQGLSPDAFSTNAEGHYIITSKQAIARNTVMEINALGYSTLELPLTNCQPLDITLTPLASPYAKPKGRNKKLTGNGKVR
- a CDS encoding MFS transporter; the encoded protein is MPLPSDRRLPLLYAIILVDVIVGAAVGPVLPEFVRGLPQPQLWLSVGTGIFLGVQLFSAPLLGRLGDGYGRRPIFILSAVGTLLANILLLPVQAGLYFANRVSDGLTNGMYATVRSAITDISPPERLFRNLGIEGAIISLGFVLGPMAAGLMLTFLAVPPGQQATYVVRLAVTLAALNVLLSVWLPETHAGRGGVRGAELRAELSLAINPLTLWARLCEKNGQNPGVRRIVLTQVALTLSTGYYFYFVPFASLGPLHLDARQISYFFMYFGALSVGLNYVFYTYFADRINQRRVIVWLAALGAPVLAGYGLMGTSKLALYVLVTLDCFTLSLIQGLLEGRLARHTTEADRGEIFGLNQAFQSLASFGTALVFGGLSVLDLRLPWAWFALCLGAVAVLAATDSEGRKRR